From a single Streptomyces liliifuscus genomic region:
- a CDS encoding ABC transporter permease: MSATTLSTADLSAADVKADGRIPLRGHLRHTGALVRRNLLWIRQDPESMFDALLMPVVFTLLFVYVFGGSIGQALGGGQDGYVQYVIPGMIAMMSMTLSQGVGTGFSQDFNSGVMDRFRSLPIGRGSVLFAKVSVELVRMLFATTVLMIVAVLVGFDINSWPGLFAAVGLAAVFASSIMWVFLTLGVILKNAQSVQAMGFLVLFPLQFGSSIFAPTASMPGWLQAFTDYNPLSTLADAARGLMVGGPVAHDLWVTLGWSVAITAVMAPVAIHKFRTKS; this comes from the coding sequence ATGAGCGCCACCACTCTTTCCACCGCCGACCTTTCCGCCGCCGACGTCAAGGCGGACGGCCGGATCCCGCTGCGCGGTCATCTGCGCCACACCGGCGCCCTCGTCCGCCGCAACCTGCTGTGGATCCGGCAGGACCCCGAGTCGATGTTCGACGCGCTGCTGATGCCGGTCGTCTTCACCCTGCTGTTCGTGTACGTCTTCGGCGGCTCGATCGGGCAGGCCCTGGGCGGCGGCCAGGACGGGTACGTGCAGTACGTGATCCCCGGCATGATCGCGATGATGAGCATGACGCTGTCCCAGGGCGTCGGCACCGGCTTCAGCCAGGACTTCAACTCCGGTGTCATGGACCGCTTCCGGTCCCTGCCGATCGGGCGCGGCTCGGTGCTGTTCGCGAAGGTCTCCGTGGAACTCGTGCGCATGCTGTTCGCGACGACCGTGCTGATGATCGTCGCCGTACTGGTCGGGTTCGACATCAACAGCTGGCCCGGTCTGTTCGCGGCCGTCGGCCTGGCCGCGGTGTTCGCCTCGTCGATCATGTGGGTGTTCCTCACCCTGGGCGTGATCCTGAAGAACGCACAGTCCGTGCAGGCGATGGGATTCCTCGTGCTGTTCCCGCTGCAGTTCGGCTCGTCGATCTTCGCCCCGACGGCGTCCATGCCCGGCTGGCTGCAGGCGTTCACCGACTACAACCCGCTGTCCACGCTCGCCGACGCGGCCCGCGGACTGATGGTGGGCGGCCCGGTCGCGCACGATCTGTGGGTGACCCTCGGCTGGTCGGTGGCGATCACCGCCGTGATGGCGCCGGTCGCGATCCACAAGTTCCGTACCAAGAGCTGA
- a CDS encoding ATP-binding cassette domain-containing protein yields the protein MTRIDKNPSGGNAAVSVRGLVKHYGETKALDGVDLDVREGTVMGVLGPNGAGKTTLVRILSTLLSPDSGAASVAGYDVIRQPRQLRRVIGLTGQYASVDEKLPGWENLYMIGRLLDLPRKDARARADELLERFSLTDAAKRPASTYSGGMRRRLDLAASMIGQPSVLFLDEPTTGLDPRTRNEVWTEIKRMVGDGVTVLLTTQYMEEAEQLASELTVVDHGKVIAGGAIEELKAKVGGRTLRVRPVDPLQLRPLAAALDELGLTGLAASTVDTERGAVLVPILSDEQLTAVVGAVIARGITLSSVTTELPSLDEVFLSLTGHRASAPQDATPAPDLEEVAV from the coding sequence ATGACGCGAATCGACAAGAACCCCAGCGGCGGAAACGCCGCCGTCTCCGTACGGGGGCTGGTCAAGCACTACGGCGAGACCAAGGCACTGGACGGCGTGGACCTGGACGTCCGCGAGGGCACCGTGATGGGTGTGCTCGGACCGAACGGCGCCGGCAAGACCACCCTCGTACGCATCCTGTCCACCCTCCTCTCCCCCGACTCCGGCGCGGCGAGCGTCGCCGGCTACGACGTCATACGGCAGCCGCGGCAGCTGCGCCGTGTGATCGGTCTCACCGGTCAGTACGCCTCCGTCGACGAGAAGCTCCCGGGCTGGGAGAACCTCTACATGATCGGCCGTCTCCTCGACCTGCCGCGCAAGGACGCCCGCGCCCGCGCCGACGAACTGCTTGAGCGCTTCTCGCTCACCGACGCGGCCAAGCGGCCGGCGAGCACGTACTCCGGAGGCATGCGGCGGCGCCTGGACCTGGCCGCGTCGATGATCGGGCAGCCCTCCGTGCTCTTCCTCGACGAGCCCACCACCGGTCTCGACCCGCGCACCCGCAACGAGGTGTGGACCGAGATCAAGCGCATGGTCGGCGACGGTGTCACCGTGCTGCTCACCACCCAGTACATGGAGGAGGCCGAGCAGCTCGCCTCCGAGCTGACCGTCGTGGACCACGGCAAGGTCATCGCGGGCGGCGCCATCGAGGAGCTGAAGGCGAAGGTCGGCGGCCGTACCCTGCGGGTCCGCCCGGTCGATCCGCTGCAGCTGCGGCCGCTGGCCGCCGCGCTCGACGAGCTGGGCCTGACCGGCCTCGCCGCCAGCACCGTGGACACCGAACGCGGTGCCGTCCTGGTCCCGATCCTCAGCGACGAGCAGCTGACCGCCGTGGTCGGCGCGGTCATCGCGCGCGGCATCACGCTCTCCTCCGTCACCACCGAACTGCCCAGCCTGGACGAGGTGTTCCTGTCCCTCACCGGTCACCGCGCCAGTGCCCCGCAGGACGCGACGCCCGCCCCCGACCTCGAGGAGGTCGCCGTATGA